One window of the Octopus sinensis linkage group LG3, ASM634580v1, whole genome shotgun sequence genome contains the following:
- the LOC115209351 gene encoding protein toll-like — MEAGVCLKIQLLCSLLSTCFFKLIPSNQIENNTFLCIYGVRKLSETRLFSIDGKLLETTARAFVHINTTSSENECVIELKHLNIPRIKIRILIYFFSCSDELTVRLDTTDVETMPRNILYLQIQSCLMSQEDVGKLESLYDLRVLTYFKTIPSSAIWSGNNETDNVKGIDNVVSYNIQADRNYSSTLPWVLTANRTYPTIAELSLSGIGLTEFPDEMRIRFPNLQSLEIPNNKLIEIPKFPYTEETYKLPLGLSRTPYMQNHYAEVFGIKVKPNYFRRILNLNGNQITNLSDNCTSGFLQVLFLEKNGVVNISDHALSSIYGLDTLTLENNLLIQIGEKQFSYCKDLQSLNLKFNKISWIHSRAFRHNKNLLKLDLSNNKLVSLEEGIFTALDNMKTLNLEYNQIQNLSCKSLPLSSIKLEEINLRNNTLETLPICFFLIRTLKQVDLSFNQIAIGKVSILLGLINSSELIHSVVYSASSSVDLYRKPKERRLIDLSYNQIHRLDFSNFTESNHRTMVLILLNFELRFTGNLIECDCHLLPLLDFFITHREKHYFDGSEYFYHKWRCDSPSEFKNTPILSLKKEQLYCSEAMLHCPTNCMCYRRLVQKTVIVDCRHRKITVFPLTMPDGKLEVWLQFNNITKLVNRPYLSQITHLNLTKNSITSLNHTVMRNMVNLKQMILNWNLLTTLPKEIQYVQFEVLNINNNHFFCDCTNIWLKKWLQKSRESIVNWRRIVCNTVGDKVLNIVEVPNDKFICNNPNDNFNKTLTLGLSLALAILILLVCLFLFIHYWLEIKVILYVYLNIRPFDSNPQKIDDDLEPIDTLIVYSKSLSEWATENIIKNLEKLSFNVLDTNRDLLIGMSFQENIRVAVSRSKYSIIVLSEESIEDSLVQIALSYTYEKTLSVRPTYIILILHDIKRNIVKNKNLKKYLHSGRFINSTDHMMEKKLFYMLTGRNLYNNHDIPLRRRKSYKVFFPEVLGSANTLNEQKKYDIFISYPDQTYKFATGPLLSTLQSRGYSICLPDRDFVVGSAKEENILKAIKSSIRTLIVITESHVEDEWQLFTLRTAVQCSLKKPFNYLLCILDCIEDKNKLDPETQAYVTSHVVIDKDDPLLWKKLFRSIPPARTVENSTPSFDSRKS, encoded by the coding sequence ATGGAAGCAGGTGTTTGTTTAAAAATCCAGCTACTTTGCAGTTTATTAAGCACTTGCTTTTTCAAACTCATTCCTTCAaatcaaattgaaaataatacttttctgtgtatatatggtgtTAGAAAACTGTCTGAAACCAGACTTTTTAGTATCGATGGAAAACTCCTGGAGACAACAGCTCGCGCATTCGTTCATATCAATACAACTTCCTCAGAAAACGAATGTGTGATtgaattaaaacatttaaatataccaCGTATCAAAATCCGTATTTTGATCTATTTCTTTTCGTGTTCTGATGAGCTGACTGTTAGGCTGGACACGACGGATGTTGAGACCATGCCacgcaatattttatatttacaaattcaaAGTTGCTTAATGTCCCAAGAAGATGTTGGTAAACTAGAAAGTCTTTATGATTTGCGTGTGTTAACTTATTTTAAGACTATACCATCATCTGCTATATGGTCCGGGAATAACGAAACTGACAATGTAAAGGGTATTGATAATGTTGTTTCATACAATATACAGGCGGACAGAAATTACTCTTCCACTTTACCATGGGTATTAACAGCGAACAGAACTTATCCCACTATAGCAGAACTTTCTCTCAGCGGTATCGGCTTAACCGAATTTCCTGATGAAATGCGGATTAGATTTCCAAATTTGCAATCACTAGAAATTCCCAATAATAAACTTATTGAAATTCCCAAGTTTCCATATACTGAGGAGACTTACAAACTTCCACTCGGGCTTTCTAGAACGCCATATATGCAAAACCATTATGCAGAAGTTTTCGGAATTAAAGTGAAACCAAACTACTTCAgaagaatattaaatttgaaCGGCAACCAAATTACAAATCTATCCGATAACTGCACTAGTGGATTTTTACAAGTGCTATTCCTGGAAAAAAATGGTGTAGTTAATATATCTGACCATGCTCTTTCAAGTATTTACGGTTTAGATACACTTACCCTGGAGAATAACTTACTTATACAGATCGGGGAAAAGCAATTCAGCTATTGCAAAGATCTTCAAAGTTTGAAtctaaaatttaacaaaatttccTGGATTCATTCAAGAGCTTTCAGACATAATAAAAATCTTTTGAAATTGGATTTATCCAATAACAAGCTTGTTTCATTGGAGGAAGGAATATTTACAGCATTAGATAATATGAAAACACTGAATTTGGAATATAATCAGATTCAAAACCTTTCTTGCAAGAGTCTACCGCTGTCTTCTATTAAGTTAGAGGAAATAAATTTACGCAACAATACTCTTGAAACCTTACCTATATGTTTCTTTTTGATACGCACGTTGAAACAAGTCGATCTAAGTTTTAACCAGATAGCGATAGGAAAAGTATCAATTCTACTTGGGTTGATTAATTCATCAGAGCTCATTCACAGTGTTGTCTATTCAGCAAGTTCATCAGTTGATTTATACCGAAAGCCGAAAGAACGGCGGTTAATTGATCTCTCTTATAATCAAATCCACCGATTAGATTTCAGTAATTTCACTGAATCTAACCATCGTACCATGGtgctaattttattaaattttgaacTTCGTTTCACAGGTAATTTAATTGAATGTGATTGTCATTTGCTTCCACTTTTAGACTTCTTCATTACTCACAGAGAAAAGCATTATTTTGATGGAAGTgaatatttttaccataaatgGAGATGTGATTCGCCAAGCGAATTTAAAAATACACCTATTCTATCTCTTAAAAAAGAACAGCTTTACTGCTCTGAAGCGATGCTTCATTGTCCGACGAATTGCATGTGTTACCGTCGTTTAGTACAGAAAACAGTTATTGTTGATTGCAGACATAGAAAAATTACTGTCTTTCCTCTTACTATGCCAGACGGTAAACTTGAAGTATGGCTTCAGTTTAATAACATTACTAAACTTGTTAACAGGCCGTATCTATCTCAGATTACACATCTTAATCTTACGAAAAACAGTATTACTTCATTGAATCACACTGTGATGAGAAATATGGTAAACCTCAAACAAATGATTTTGAATTGGAATCTTTTGACTACATTACCTAAAGAAATACAATATGTTCAATTTGAAGtcttaaatatcaataataatcattttttttgcGATTGCACAAATATATGGCTGAAAAAATGGTTACAGAAATCAAGGGAATCAATTGTGAATTGGCGAAGAATTGTATGTAATACTGTAGGAGATAAAGTTCTGAATATTGTAGAGGTTCCCAATGACAAGTTTATCTGTAATAATCCGAATGATAATTTCAACAAGACGTTAACGTTAGGGCTATCCCTTGCTCTAGCTATTCTAATTTTACTTGTTTGCCTTTTCTTATTCATTCACTATTGGTTGGAAATAAAAGTTATACTGTATGTCTACTTAAATATTCGCCCATTTGACAGTAATCCCCAAAAAATAGATGATGATTTAGAACCTATTGATACGCTTATAGTGTATTCTAAATCACTTTCTGAGTGGGCCACCGAAAACATTATTAAGAATCTCGAAAAGTTGAGTTTCAACGTCTTAGATACGAACCGTGATCTCCTGATTGGTATGAGTTTTCAGGAGAACATACGTGTAGCCGTGTCCCGAAGCAAATACAGTATCATTGTTCTGTCTGAAGAAAGTATCGAAGACTCACTGGTACAAATAGCTCTTTCGTATACTTATGAAAAAACACTCAGTGTGAGACCAACATATATTATACTTATCTTACacgatattaaaagaaatatagttaaaaataaaaatctcaAAAAATATTTGCACAGTGGCCGTTTTATAAATTCCACAGACCACATGATGgagaagaaattattttatatgctAACCGGTAGAAACTTATATAACAATCATGACATCCCGTTACGCCGAAGAAAATCTTACAAAGTATTTTTTCCGGAAGTTTTGGGCTCTGCCAATACACTGAATGAACAAAAGAAGTATGATATTTTCATTAGTTACCCTGACCAGACTTATAAATTTGCTACTGGACCTTTATTATCCACTTTACAATCACGTGGCTATTCCATCTGCTTACCAGATCGAGACTTTGTCGTCGGCTCAGCTAAAGAAGAAAACATATTGAAGGCCATTAAAAGCTCAATTAGAACCTTGATTGTTATCACTGAATCTCATGTGGAAGATGAATGGCAACTATTTACTCTAAGAACAGCAGTCCAATGTTCTCTTAAGAAACCTTtcaattatttattatgtattttagaTTGTATTGAAGATAAAAACAAACTCGATCCTGAGACGCAGGCTTATGTTACGTCTCATGTTGTTATTGATAAAGACGATCCACTGTTATGGAAGAAATTGTTTCGTTCAATTCCACCAGCAAGGACAGTTGAGAACTCTACACCTTCATTTGACTCAAGAAAATCATGA